One window of Cherax quadricarinatus isolate ZL_2023a chromosome 18, ASM3850222v1, whole genome shotgun sequence genomic DNA carries:
- the LOC128689406 gene encoding uncharacterized protein, producing the protein MTRPASLLSLALPVCAIIWWLPKASAQLPSSPSSDSEFLTQPSNITVPEGELAVLKCLVANPVNLCRWYFLELGLDFFDKRISPVLVKDFPASHHRDCSIKITKARKIQEGQWLCQAISYHSSKLHMTRPAVLRVITESERATWEPPTDQSELTYRRGRKENDSPEEPRESESEFHGDKTLKTRVLFDFTHEDYIQDVPTGESALLKCQINKPISSCSWIMPHGDMFNVSQDAEHSNKPYEYTQDYRLEGDLREGNCTLRLCEVRQQDEGNWRCVVRVGEEESEFQGPLLHLHIIDPENASSHNHEGTPLVDPKGDSTNFLVIGLVFITTILSIIVIMLFTCLYRRMRGNSDETRKILQISPCNSMDLPRKTLPTTDFTATSVMAVEPKKKLPMKYMDLDQYNQYLDMSVTGSATDGYIMMPGSSIRSSSSSRTTLSTVSTLPIGRSRSASNSTSISSGTPHWSTAVDNPSYNPDVSDPREFPLPRPSSIYSADHVYEEIKEKKDNSEKMEKIVEATTPETPTYTNIVEDCEGYMIPKMSPSNEILPMPQKHETHIPFSKLPLPDPPQGNNTSTTPSEFQMSTADPAPPYSRLGQSGLVPASPTSQSSVNLGPGYSRIGSLADPMERYDTPRPIPSDPVERYDVPRRVPSEAPLQSNIPILTKVTVNGLEGTIV; encoded by the exons ATGACCCGCCCAGCCTCTCTCCTCTCCTTGGCACTGCCAG TGTGTGCTATCATCTGGTGGCTGCCTAAAGCATCAGCACAACTACCAAGCTCTCCATCTTCTGATTCAGAGTTCCTTACGCAGCCCTCAAACATAACTGTTCCAGAGGGTGAGCTGGCTGTCCTCAAGTGTTTA GTGGCAAACCCTGTTAATTTATGTCGCTGGTACTTCCTTGAATTGGGCCTAGACTTCTTTGATAAACGTATATCTCCTGTGTTAGTCAAAGACTTTCCGGCATCACATCACAGGGACTGCTCCATCAAAATTACGAAG GCTCGAAAAATTCAAGAGGGCCAGTGGCTGTGCCAAGCAATCAGTTACCATTCCTCAAAGCTACACATGACTAGACCTGCTGTTCTCAGAGTAATTACTG AATCTGAGAGAGCAACGTGGGAGCCCCCAACAGACCAGTCTGAGTTAACTTATCGTAGGGGTCGCAAGGAGAACGACTCGCCAGAAGAACCTCGAGAATCTGAA TCTGAATTTCATGGTGACAAAACCCTGAAGACTCGTGTCTTGTTTGATTTTACTCATGAAGACTATATCCAGGATGTTCCTACTGGAGAATCTGCTCTTCTCAAGTGCCAAATTAATAAGCCCATATCATCGTGTTCTTGGATCATGCCTCATGGAGACATGTTTAATGTGTCACAAG ATGCAGAACACTCTAACAAACCCTACGAGTATACACAAGACTATAGGCTAGAAGGTGACCTGCGTGAAGGGAACTGCACTTTGCGTTTATGTGAAGTACGGCAGCAGGATGAAGGAAATTGGCGTTGTGTGGTGCGTGTGGGAGAGGAAGAGTCAGAGTTTCAAGGACCTTTACTGCACTTGCACATTATTGACCCTGAAAATGCTTCTAGTCATAATCATG AGGGAACACCATTAGTGGATCCTAAAGGTGATTCTACAAACTTTTTAGTGATTGGACTTGTCTTTATAACAACAATCCTCTCCATCATCGTGATTATGCTTTTTACCTGTCTATATCGCAGAATGAGAGGAAATTCTGATGAAACTCGAAAAATACTTCAGATATCTCCTTGCAACAGCATGGATCTTCCTCGCAAAACACTGCCTACGACAGACTTTACAGCAACTTCTGTCATGGCTGTAGAGCCTAAAAAGAAGCTTCCAATGAAGTATATGGATTTGGATCAGTATAACCAATATTTAGACATGAGTGTAACTGGGTCAGCGACAGATGGATACATTATGATGCCTGGCTCAAGCATCagatcttcctcatcttccaggACAACCTTGTCAACTGTGTCTACTCTTCCTATTGGCCGTTCTCGGTCTGCCAGTAACAGTACATCCATAAGTTCTGGCACACCCCACTGGAGCACAGCAGTAGATAATCCTTCATACAACCCTGATGTCTCTGATCCGAGAGAATTTCCTTTACCTCGTCCTTCCTCTATATACAGTGCAGATCATGTCTATGAGGAAATTAAGGAAAAGAAAGAcaattctgaaaaaatggagaaaataGTGGAGGCCACAACTCCTGAAACTCCAACTTACACAAATATTGTAGAGGACTGTGAAGGATATATGATCCCAAAAATGTCTCCATCCAATGAGATTTTACCAATGCCACAAAAACATGAGACTCATATACCTTTTTCTAAGCTTCCATTACCAGATCCACCCCAGGGCAATAACACTAGCACTACTCCCAGCGAATTCCAAATGTCTACTGCTGATCCAGCTCCTCCATATTCTCGACTGGGTCAAAGTGGTCTAGTGCCTGCAAGTCCTACATCTCAATCTTCAGTTAATCTTGGTCCAGGATACTCAAGAATTGGATCTTTGGCTGATCCTATGGAAAGATACGACACTCCACGCCCTATCCCAAGTGATCCTGTAGAGCGATATGATGTACCACGTCGTGTTCCAAGTGAGGCTCCTTTACAATCTAACATTCCAATATTAACAAAAGTTACTGTAAATGGACTTGAAGGTACAATTGTTTGA